From Camelina sativa cultivar DH55 chromosome 7, Cs, whole genome shotgun sequence, one genomic window encodes:
- the LOC104703155 gene encoding uncharacterized protein LOC104703155: MGALRLRNVGLIDSKGCSKLFPVSQSPPYPPPMSHSDGPFSSLVICVTGLSKDARKQVKEAAKRLGGEYSPHLHLRCTHLVVQSSCGRKFEHTLKHGARKGLFVVTIGWFVDSVKRNLRMSESLYNVKQLGQNCEKVDDLSRVFDLEPICRPRQIQQAVHFGTSTKNYQVSSTGTESGTSVDMTLADHCMYVDSDISDELRLKVLKVAGEQGAKAIDSWFIACNASLVVCEGASIQRYLGHAKTIVSPLWVLKTVEKNRQRLVHMSPDLARQLGLMLENFEDGATKEKTCEEGNPQDATKFKSKSKQQRKETVNIAKTGVRRRRTRHMQTCQNPIRRITQNSLLENICWTISEAASTATIFTDSCSSSGYISEPQPSVLQEEKDNGLDPVASFSNSTRALTEIEKMEVIFKDSFLTILFPTDRFSEMGPSSRTYFSDNGFTCLQILDHIHRFYQENLQDHEIEVAIHTDSRHADRLRTVYCSKETSDEGALVFARIELLGSRKIFEMLKRVNGENNSNVYELMIRA, translated from the exons ATGGGTGCTCTCAGATTAAGAAATGTTGGTCTGATTGATTCAAAGGGTTGTTCTAAGTTGTTCCCTGTTTCACAATCTCCTCCTTACCCTCCTCCAATGTCTCATTCCGATGgacctttctcttctcttgtcaTTTGTGTCACTGGTTTATCCAAAG atGCGAGAAAACAAGTGAAGGAAGCGGCAAAGAGACTAGGAGGCGAGTACAGTCCTCACCTGCACCTGCGATGCACTCATTTAGTAGTCCAG AGCTCTTGTGGACGTAAGTTTGAGCACACCTTGAAACATGGGGCAAGAAAAGGTCTCTTTGTTGTTACAATTGGCTGGTTTGTAGATAGCGTCAAGAGGAATC TCAGGATGAGCGAATCACTTTACAATGTTAAACAACTTGGACAAAATTGCGAAAAGGTGGATGATCTGAGCCGGGTATTTGATCTCGAACCTATTTGTCGTCCTAGGCAAATTCAGCAAGCTGTACATTTTGGCACATCAACGAAGAACTACCAAGTATCTTCTACTGGAACAGAGTCTGGCACTAGTGTAGACATGACTCTTGCTGACCACTGCATGTATGTTGATTCAGACATTTCAGATGAACTCCGGCTTAAG GTGTTAAAGGTTGCTGGAGAGCAAGGAGCAAAGGCCATTGATTCATGGTTTATTGCTTGCAATGCAAGTCTTGTTGTGTGTGAAGGTGCTTCTATCCAGAGATATCTTGGCCATGCCAAAACTATTGTCTCA CCGCTATGGGTTCTGAAAACAGTGGAAAAAAATCGACAAAGACTTGTTCATATGTCACCTGATTTAGCCAGACAGTTAGGATTAATGCTTGAAAACTTTGAAGATGGCGCTACAAAGGAG AAAACTTGTGAGGAAGGTAATCCTCAAGATGCTACGAAAttcaaaagtaaatcaaaacaacaaaggaAAGAGACTGTAAATATAGCTAAAACCGGGGTTAGGAGACGTCGTACTCGCCACATGCAG ACTTGTCAAAACCCAATAAGACGCATAACACAGAACAGCCTGCTGGAGAATATTTGCTGGACAATATCTGAAGCAGCTTCAACTGCCACTATTTTCACTGATTCTTGCAGCAGCAGTGGTTACATCAGTGAACCCCAGCCTTCTGTTctacaagaagagaaagacaatGGGTTAGATCCAGTGGCTTCTTTTTCAAACTCAACCAGAGCACTCACCGAGAT TGAAAAGATGGAAGTGATATTTAAAGACAGCTTCCTGACAATTCTATTTCCAACTGATCGGTTCTCGGAGATGGGACCTTCTTCACGGACCTATTTCAGTGATAATGGTTTTACGTGCTTGCAAATCTTAGACCATATCCACAGATTTTATCAG GAGAACTTGCAGGATCATGAAATAGAGGTTGCGATTCACACAGACTCGAGGCACGCTGACCGTCTCAGAACAGTATATTGCAGCAAAGAGACATCAGATGAAGGTGCATTGGTTTTCGCAAGAATAGAGTTACTGGGAAGCAGGAAAATTTTCGAAATGCTTAAGCGTGTGAATGGAGAGAACAACAGTAATGTTTATGAGCTCATGATTAgagcttga
- the LOC104703156 gene encoding polyadenylate-binding protein-interacting protein 7-like produces the protein MSLTKKSSDPKLSGTSIKPTTLNPHAAEFVPFTLRSPSSGGTSSLDAASSRLLASSSSVGKGVLDRSESSASHHSDEEARQFWSNQLPDDLTPDFGLMTHDENAYGSGSLSLASLSLYDNANEAEKFPSAAGGYGFSDQTGLASHTANGNSLAEKSRFPISSFGEDPQRPNFMQLSPKPWDKQIMNAEQLLGNDRERNPFSGNSRHGFVNDLITETPGEMEVNPVDFLASQFPGFAAESLAEVYFANGCDLQLTVEMLTQLELQVDGGLSQTISPKPYAAPSLTPMDFPALSISNSHGIPAQFGGDDLQQTGNHYQSPEKDNMFFFKSGPSVSQPGSIDYVSAVRKLASQDSGIWKYERNDSADSSIGSSRNSQASAGAYKSGRGRGIYSDKLQSRAQTRPAPVWLETGDAVGNMYSDLREEARDYARLRNVYFEQARQAYLVGNKALAKELSVKGQLHNMQMKAAHGKAQEAIYRQRNPVCQGNSRGNERMIDLHGLHVSEALQVLKHELSVLRSTARATLERLHVYICVGTGHHTRGSRTPARLPVAVQRYLLEEEGLDYSEPQAGLLRVIIY, from the exons ATGAGCTTAACCAAGAAATCAAGTGATCCAAAGCTAAGTGGTACTAGTATCAAGCCAACAACTTTGAACCCTCATGCTGCTGAGTTTGTTCCCTTTACACTACGTTCTCCTTCATCTGGAGGTACAAGCTCTTTGGATGCTGCCTCGTCTAGACTTTTAGCTTCCTCTAGTTCTGTTGGGAAAGGTGTTCTTGACCGATCTGAATCATCTGCGTCGCATCACTCTGATGAAGAAGCACGTCAGTTCTGGAGTAACCAGCTTCCTGATGATTTAACTCCAGATTTCGGGTTAATGACTCATGATGAAAATGCTTATGGTTCTGGGAGTTTGTCACTAGCTAGCTTGTCCTTGTATGACAACGCTAATGAAGCTGAAAAGTTTCCTTCTGCTGCTGGAGGATACGGGTTTTCAGACCAAACTGGATTAGCTTCGCATACCGCTAATGGTAATAGCTTGGCTGAGAAGAGTAGATTTCCCATTTCTTCATTCGGGGAAGACCCTCAGCGACCGAATTTCATGCAACTCAGTCCAAAGCCTTGGGATAAGCAAATCATGAATGCCGAGCAGCTTCTTGGGAATGACAGGGAAAGAAACCCTTTCAGTGGGAACTCTCGTCATGGGTTCGTTAACGACTTGATTACTGAGACTCCAGGGGAAATGGAAGTGAACCCTGTGGATTTTCTTGCTTCTCAGTTCCCCGGTTTTGCCGCTGAAAGTCTAGCAGAAGTTTATTTTGCTAACGGGTGTGATTTGCAGTTGACAGTTGAGATGCTTACTCAGCTTGAG CTACAAGTGGATGGTGGCTTGAGTCAGACAATAAGCCCCAAGCCTTATGCTGCTCCTAGTCTAACTCCTATGGATTTTCCTGCTCTAAGCATCTCAAATAGCCATGGTATTCCTGCCCAGTTTGGTGGGGATGATTTGCAACAAACTGGAAATCACTACCAATCTCCTGAGAAGGATAACATGTTCTTCTTCAAGTCGGGACCATCAGTTTCTCAGCCTGGTTCAATCGATTATGTTTCCGCTGTCAGGAAGTTAGCATCTCAGGATTCTGGTATATGGAAATATGAACGAAACGATTCAGCAGACTCATCTATTGGCTCTAGCAGAAATTCTCAGGCTTCAGCTGGTGCTTACAAAAGTGGCCGTGGGAGGGGTATATATTCTGATAAACTGCAAAGTCGAGCCCAAACTCGACCTGCTCCTGTCTGGCTGGAAACCGGGGATGCAGTTG GGAATATGTATTCAGACTTACGCGAGGAAGCACGTGACTATGCACGTCTGCGCAATGTATACTTCGAACAG GCACGGCAAGCATACCTTGTTGGCAATAAGGCATTAGCTAAAGAGCTAAGTGTCAAGGGACAGTTGCATAACATGCAAATGAAGGCTGCTCATGGAAAAGCACAAGAAGCCATTTACCGCCAGAG GAACCCGGTGTGTCAAGGAAACAGTAGAGGAAATGAAAGAATGATAGACTTGCATGGGTTACATGTGAGTGAAGCTCTTCAGGTGTTGAAGCACGAACTGAGTGTATTGAGGAGCACAGCTCGAGCAACGCTAGAGAGGCTTCATGTTTACATATGTGTAGGTACCGGCCACCACACAAGGGGTTCCCGTACTCCGGCTAGACTCCCAGTTGCTGTACAGCGGTACCTACTCGAAGAAGAAGGGCTTGACTATTCTGAGCCTCAGGCCGGTCTCCTTAGAGTCATCATATACTGA